The Rhododendron vialii isolate Sample 1 chromosome 6a, ASM3025357v1 genome includes a window with the following:
- the LOC131329027 gene encoding aromatic aminotransferase ISS1-like isoform X3 produces MGSYGRLAARALDTDVPVMVKLAELSKSAKDAVPLGQLSQENKLSKSSVMVTAGSNQGFLNLVLSLCDVADSVVLFAPYFFNAYMSFKMTGINNILVGPSDPMTLLPDAELKEVDRILKSFLAQRTFIVFSEWLENTLSDTKPVPKLVSIVNPGNPSGICIPEPLLKRISEICRRAGSWLLVDNAYEYFVYDGCEHSCVEGSHVVNLFSFSKAYGMMGWRVGYIAYSLEADGLLTQLLKVQDNVAICTSMISQHVALYCLESGREWVQSKVKSLERNKELLRDALSPLGEEAVKGGEGAIYLWAKLPETCLDDIEVVCWFARRHGLLLLPGSACGTSGYVRITFGMLREEECEVAAKRLRNGVEELIRDGTVE; encoded by the exons ATGGGTTCGTACGGAAGGCTCGCAGCTAGGGCGCTAGACACCGATGTTCCAGTCATGGTTAAG TTAGCAGAGTTGAGTAAGAGTGCTAAGGATGCAGTGCCTCTGGGCCAG CTGAGCCAGGAGAATAAGCTATCAAAATCCTCTGTCATGGTTACAGCTGGTTCAAACCAG GGATTTCTAAATCTTGTGCTTTCACTATGCGACGTTGCAGACTCTGTTGTACTGTTTGCACCATACTTCTTCAATGCATATATGTCCTTCAAGATGACAGGCATCAATAACATACTGGTGGGTCCCAGTGATCCCATGACACTTCTCCCTGATGCAG AACTAAAAGAAGTGGATAGGATACTAAAAAGCTTTTTGGCACAGAGAACATTTATTGTCTTTTCAG AATGGTTAGAGAACACTCTTTCAGACACTAAACCAGTGCCAAAGCTTGTTTCTATTGTAAATCCAGGAAATCCATCAGGGATCTGCATTCCAGAGCCTCTGctcaag AGAATTTCAGAAATCTGCAGAAGGGCTGGCTCTTGGCTTCTTGTAGATAATGCATACGA GTACTTTGTATACGATGGTTGTGAGCATTCATGCGTGGAGGGGAGTCATGTTgttaatcttttttctttctcgaAAGCATACGGAATGATGGGATGGCGAGTTGGATAT ATAGCTTATTCATTGGAGGCAGATGGTCTTCTCACACAGCTTCTGAAGGTTCAAGACAATGTCGCTATCTGCACGTCCATGATTTCACAGCATGTGGCTCTCTACTGCTTAGAATCCGGGCGCGAGTGGGTTcaatcaaaagtcaaaagccttgaaagaaacaaagaacTCCTCAGAGATGCTCTGTCGCCTCTAGGGGAGGAAGCGGTTAAAGGCGGGGAAGGTGCAATTTACTTATGGGCAAAACTGCCCGAAACCTGCCTGGATGACATTGAAGTCGTTTGCTGGTTTGCTAGGAGACATGGCCTGCTGCTGCTTCCGGGGTCGGCATGCGGCACGAGTGGGTATGTCAGGATCACATTTGGAATGTTGAGAGAAGAAGAATGCGAAGTAGCTGCAAAGAGACTGAGGAATGGGGTGGAAGAACTCATTCGAGATGGCACGGTAGAGTAA
- the LOC131329027 gene encoding aromatic aminotransferase ISS1-like isoform X4 has product MGSYGRLAARALDTDVPVMVKLAELSKSAKDAVPLGQGAVYWQPPEQALDRVKHVALEISTSRYGTHEGLPELREALLHKLSQENKLSKSSVMVTAGSNQGFLNLVLSLCDVADSVVLFAPYFFNAYMSFKMTGINNILVGPSDPMTLLPDAGNPSGICIPEPLLKRISEICRRAGSWLLVDNAYEYFVYDGCEHSCVEGSHVVNLFSFSKAYGMMGWRVGYIAYSLEADGLLTQLLKVQDNVAICTSMISQHVALYCLESGREWVQSKVKSLERNKELLRDALSPLGEEAVKGGEGAIYLWAKLPETCLDDIEVVCWFARRHGLLLLPGSACGTSGYVRITFGMLREEECEVAAKRLRNGVEELIRDGTVE; this is encoded by the exons ATGGGTTCGTACGGAAGGCTCGCAGCTAGGGCGCTAGACACCGATGTTCCAGTCATGGTTAAG TTAGCAGAGTTGAGTAAGAGTGCTAAGGATGCAGTGCCTCTGGGCCAG GGGGCAGTTTATTGGCAACCACCTGAGCAAGCTCTTGATAGGGTCAAACACGTAGCATTGGAAATTTCAACTAGTCGATATGGAACTCATGAAGGTCTTCCTGAACTCAGAGAGGCTTTACTACATAAG CTGAGCCAGGAGAATAAGCTATCAAAATCCTCTGTCATGGTTACAGCTGGTTCAAACCAG GGATTTCTAAATCTTGTGCTTTCACTATGCGACGTTGCAGACTCTGTTGTACTGTTTGCACCATACTTCTTCAATGCATATATGTCCTTCAAGATGACAGGCATCAATAACATACTGGTGGGTCCCAGTGATCCCATGACACTTCTCCCTGATGCAG GAAATCCATCAGGGATCTGCATTCCAGAGCCTCTGctcaag AGAATTTCAGAAATCTGCAGAAGGGCTGGCTCTTGGCTTCTTGTAGATAATGCATACGA GTACTTTGTATACGATGGTTGTGAGCATTCATGCGTGGAGGGGAGTCATGTTgttaatcttttttctttctcgaAAGCATACGGAATGATGGGATGGCGAGTTGGATAT ATAGCTTATTCATTGGAGGCAGATGGTCTTCTCACACAGCTTCTGAAGGTTCAAGACAATGTCGCTATCTGCACGTCCATGATTTCACAGCATGTGGCTCTCTACTGCTTAGAATCCGGGCGCGAGTGGGTTcaatcaaaagtcaaaagccttgaaagaaacaaagaacTCCTCAGAGATGCTCTGTCGCCTCTAGGGGAGGAAGCGGTTAAAGGCGGGGAAGGTGCAATTTACTTATGGGCAAAACTGCCCGAAACCTGCCTGGATGACATTGAAGTCGTTTGCTGGTTTGCTAGGAGACATGGCCTGCTGCTGCTTCCGGGGTCGGCATGCGGCACGAGTGGGTATGTCAGGATCACATTTGGAATGTTGAGAGAAGAAGAATGCGAAGTAGCTGCAAAGAGACTGAGGAATGGGGTGGAAGAACTCATTCGAGATGGCACGGTAGAGTAA
- the LOC131329027 gene encoding aromatic aminotransferase ISS1-like isoform X2, giving the protein MGSYGRLAARALDTDVPVMVKLAELSKSAKDAVPLGQGAVYWQPPEQALDRVKHVALEISTSRYGTHEGLPELREALLHKLSQENKLSKSSVMVTAGSNQGFLNLVLSLCDVADSVVLFAPYFFNAYMSFKMTGINNILVGPSDPMTLLPDAEWLENTLSDTKPVPKLVSIVNPGNPSGICIPEPLLKRISEICRRAGSWLLVDNAYEYFVYDGCEHSCVEGSHVVNLFSFSKAYGMMGWRVGYIAYSLEADGLLTQLLKVQDNVAICTSMISQHVALYCLESGREWVQSKVKSLERNKELLRDALSPLGEEAVKGGEGAIYLWAKLPETCLDDIEVVCWFARRHGLLLLPGSACGTSGYVRITFGMLREEECEVAAKRLRNGVEELIRDGTVE; this is encoded by the exons ATGGGTTCGTACGGAAGGCTCGCAGCTAGGGCGCTAGACACCGATGTTCCAGTCATGGTTAAG TTAGCAGAGTTGAGTAAGAGTGCTAAGGATGCAGTGCCTCTGGGCCAG GGGGCAGTTTATTGGCAACCACCTGAGCAAGCTCTTGATAGGGTCAAACACGTAGCATTGGAAATTTCAACTAGTCGATATGGAACTCATGAAGGTCTTCCTGAACTCAGAGAGGCTTTACTACATAAG CTGAGCCAGGAGAATAAGCTATCAAAATCCTCTGTCATGGTTACAGCTGGTTCAAACCAG GGATTTCTAAATCTTGTGCTTTCACTATGCGACGTTGCAGACTCTGTTGTACTGTTTGCACCATACTTCTTCAATGCATATATGTCCTTCAAGATGACAGGCATCAATAACATACTGGTGGGTCCCAGTGATCCCATGACACTTCTCCCTGATGCAG AATGGTTAGAGAACACTCTTTCAGACACTAAACCAGTGCCAAAGCTTGTTTCTATTGTAAATCCAGGAAATCCATCAGGGATCTGCATTCCAGAGCCTCTGctcaag AGAATTTCAGAAATCTGCAGAAGGGCTGGCTCTTGGCTTCTTGTAGATAATGCATACGA GTACTTTGTATACGATGGTTGTGAGCATTCATGCGTGGAGGGGAGTCATGTTgttaatcttttttctttctcgaAAGCATACGGAATGATGGGATGGCGAGTTGGATAT ATAGCTTATTCATTGGAGGCAGATGGTCTTCTCACACAGCTTCTGAAGGTTCAAGACAATGTCGCTATCTGCACGTCCATGATTTCACAGCATGTGGCTCTCTACTGCTTAGAATCCGGGCGCGAGTGGGTTcaatcaaaagtcaaaagccttgaaagaaacaaagaacTCCTCAGAGATGCTCTGTCGCCTCTAGGGGAGGAAGCGGTTAAAGGCGGGGAAGGTGCAATTTACTTATGGGCAAAACTGCCCGAAACCTGCCTGGATGACATTGAAGTCGTTTGCTGGTTTGCTAGGAGACATGGCCTGCTGCTGCTTCCGGGGTCGGCATGCGGCACGAGTGGGTATGTCAGGATCACATTTGGAATGTTGAGAGAAGAAGAATGCGAAGTAGCTGCAAAGAGACTGAGGAATGGGGTGGAAGAACTCATTCGAGATGGCACGGTAGAGTAA
- the LOC131329027 gene encoding aromatic aminotransferase ISS1-like isoform X1 — protein sequence MGSYGRLAARALDTDVPVMVKLAELSKSAKDAVPLGQGAVYWQPPEQALDRVKHVALEISTSRYGTHEGLPELREALLHKLSQENKLSKSSVMVTAGSNQGFLNLVLSLCDVADSVVLFAPYFFNAYMSFKMTGINNILVGPSDPMTLLPDAELKEVDRILKSFLAQRTFIVFSEWLENTLSDTKPVPKLVSIVNPGNPSGICIPEPLLKRISEICRRAGSWLLVDNAYEYFVYDGCEHSCVEGSHVVNLFSFSKAYGMMGWRVGYIAYSLEADGLLTQLLKVQDNVAICTSMISQHVALYCLESGREWVQSKVKSLERNKELLRDALSPLGEEAVKGGEGAIYLWAKLPETCLDDIEVVCWFARRHGLLLLPGSACGTSGYVRITFGMLREEECEVAAKRLRNGVEELIRDGTVE from the exons ATGGGTTCGTACGGAAGGCTCGCAGCTAGGGCGCTAGACACCGATGTTCCAGTCATGGTTAAG TTAGCAGAGTTGAGTAAGAGTGCTAAGGATGCAGTGCCTCTGGGCCAG GGGGCAGTTTATTGGCAACCACCTGAGCAAGCTCTTGATAGGGTCAAACACGTAGCATTGGAAATTTCAACTAGTCGATATGGAACTCATGAAGGTCTTCCTGAACTCAGAGAGGCTTTACTACATAAG CTGAGCCAGGAGAATAAGCTATCAAAATCCTCTGTCATGGTTACAGCTGGTTCAAACCAG GGATTTCTAAATCTTGTGCTTTCACTATGCGACGTTGCAGACTCTGTTGTACTGTTTGCACCATACTTCTTCAATGCATATATGTCCTTCAAGATGACAGGCATCAATAACATACTGGTGGGTCCCAGTGATCCCATGACACTTCTCCCTGATGCAG AACTAAAAGAAGTGGATAGGATACTAAAAAGCTTTTTGGCACAGAGAACATTTATTGTCTTTTCAG AATGGTTAGAGAACACTCTTTCAGACACTAAACCAGTGCCAAAGCTTGTTTCTATTGTAAATCCAGGAAATCCATCAGGGATCTGCATTCCAGAGCCTCTGctcaag AGAATTTCAGAAATCTGCAGAAGGGCTGGCTCTTGGCTTCTTGTAGATAATGCATACGA GTACTTTGTATACGATGGTTGTGAGCATTCATGCGTGGAGGGGAGTCATGTTgttaatcttttttctttctcgaAAGCATACGGAATGATGGGATGGCGAGTTGGATAT ATAGCTTATTCATTGGAGGCAGATGGTCTTCTCACACAGCTTCTGAAGGTTCAAGACAATGTCGCTATCTGCACGTCCATGATTTCACAGCATGTGGCTCTCTACTGCTTAGAATCCGGGCGCGAGTGGGTTcaatcaaaagtcaaaagccttgaaagaaacaaagaacTCCTCAGAGATGCTCTGTCGCCTCTAGGGGAGGAAGCGGTTAAAGGCGGGGAAGGTGCAATTTACTTATGGGCAAAACTGCCCGAAACCTGCCTGGATGACATTGAAGTCGTTTGCTGGTTTGCTAGGAGACATGGCCTGCTGCTGCTTCCGGGGTCGGCATGCGGCACGAGTGGGTATGTCAGGATCACATTTGGAATGTTGAGAGAAGAAGAATGCGAAGTAGCTGCAAAGAGACTGAGGAATGGGGTGGAAGAACTCATTCGAGATGGCACGGTAGAGTAA
- the LOC131329027 gene encoding aromatic aminotransferase ISS1-like isoform X6, which produces MGSYGRLAARALDTDVPVMVKLAELSKSAKDAVPLGQGAVYWQPPEQALDRVKHVALEISTSRYGTHEGLPELREALLHKLSQENKLSKSSVMVTAGSNQGFLNLVLSLCDVADSVVLFAPYFFNAYMSFKMTGINNILVGPSDPMTLLPDAEWLENTLSDTKPVPKLVSIVNPGNPSGICIPEPLLKIAYSLEADGLLTQLLKVQDNVAICTSMISQHVALYCLESGREWVQSKVKSLERNKELLRDALSPLGEEAVKGGEGAIYLWAKLPETCLDDIEVVCWFARRHGLLLLPGSACGTSGYVRITFGMLREEECEVAAKRLRNGVEELIRDGTVE; this is translated from the exons ATGGGTTCGTACGGAAGGCTCGCAGCTAGGGCGCTAGACACCGATGTTCCAGTCATGGTTAAG TTAGCAGAGTTGAGTAAGAGTGCTAAGGATGCAGTGCCTCTGGGCCAG GGGGCAGTTTATTGGCAACCACCTGAGCAAGCTCTTGATAGGGTCAAACACGTAGCATTGGAAATTTCAACTAGTCGATATGGAACTCATGAAGGTCTTCCTGAACTCAGAGAGGCTTTACTACATAAG CTGAGCCAGGAGAATAAGCTATCAAAATCCTCTGTCATGGTTACAGCTGGTTCAAACCAG GGATTTCTAAATCTTGTGCTTTCACTATGCGACGTTGCAGACTCTGTTGTACTGTTTGCACCATACTTCTTCAATGCATATATGTCCTTCAAGATGACAGGCATCAATAACATACTGGTGGGTCCCAGTGATCCCATGACACTTCTCCCTGATGCAG AATGGTTAGAGAACACTCTTTCAGACACTAAACCAGTGCCAAAGCTTGTTTCTATTGTAAATCCAGGAAATCCATCAGGGATCTGCATTCCAGAGCCTCTGctcaag ATAGCTTATTCATTGGAGGCAGATGGTCTTCTCACACAGCTTCTGAAGGTTCAAGACAATGTCGCTATCTGCACGTCCATGATTTCACAGCATGTGGCTCTCTACTGCTTAGAATCCGGGCGCGAGTGGGTTcaatcaaaagtcaaaagccttgaaagaaacaaagaacTCCTCAGAGATGCTCTGTCGCCTCTAGGGGAGGAAGCGGTTAAAGGCGGGGAAGGTGCAATTTACTTATGGGCAAAACTGCCCGAAACCTGCCTGGATGACATTGAAGTCGTTTGCTGGTTTGCTAGGAGACATGGCCTGCTGCTGCTTCCGGGGTCGGCATGCGGCACGAGTGGGTATGTCAGGATCACATTTGGAATGTTGAGAGAAGAAGAATGCGAAGTAGCTGCAAAGAGACTGAGGAATGGGGTGGAAGAACTCATTCGAGATGGCACGGTAGAGTAA
- the LOC131329027 gene encoding aromatic aminotransferase ISS1-like isoform X5 gives MGSYGRLAARALDTDVPVMVKLAELSKSAKDAVPLGQGAVYWQPPEQALDRVKHVALEISTSRYGTHEGLPELREALLHKLSQENKLSKSSVMVTAGSNQGFLNLVLSLCDVADSVVLFAPYFFNAYMSFKMTGINNILVGPSDPMTLLPDAELKEVDRILKSFLAQRTFIVFSEWLENTLSDTKPVPKLVSIVNPGNPSGICIPEPLLKIAYSLEADGLLTQLLKVQDNVAICTSMISQHVALYCLESGREWVQSKVKSLERNKELLRDALSPLGEEAVKGGEGAIYLWAKLPETCLDDIEVVCWFARRHGLLLLPGSACGTSGYVRITFGMLREEECEVAAKRLRNGVEELIRDGTVE, from the exons ATGGGTTCGTACGGAAGGCTCGCAGCTAGGGCGCTAGACACCGATGTTCCAGTCATGGTTAAG TTAGCAGAGTTGAGTAAGAGTGCTAAGGATGCAGTGCCTCTGGGCCAG GGGGCAGTTTATTGGCAACCACCTGAGCAAGCTCTTGATAGGGTCAAACACGTAGCATTGGAAATTTCAACTAGTCGATATGGAACTCATGAAGGTCTTCCTGAACTCAGAGAGGCTTTACTACATAAG CTGAGCCAGGAGAATAAGCTATCAAAATCCTCTGTCATGGTTACAGCTGGTTCAAACCAG GGATTTCTAAATCTTGTGCTTTCACTATGCGACGTTGCAGACTCTGTTGTACTGTTTGCACCATACTTCTTCAATGCATATATGTCCTTCAAGATGACAGGCATCAATAACATACTGGTGGGTCCCAGTGATCCCATGACACTTCTCCCTGATGCAG AACTAAAAGAAGTGGATAGGATACTAAAAAGCTTTTTGGCACAGAGAACATTTATTGTCTTTTCAG AATGGTTAGAGAACACTCTTTCAGACACTAAACCAGTGCCAAAGCTTGTTTCTATTGTAAATCCAGGAAATCCATCAGGGATCTGCATTCCAGAGCCTCTGctcaag ATAGCTTATTCATTGGAGGCAGATGGTCTTCTCACACAGCTTCTGAAGGTTCAAGACAATGTCGCTATCTGCACGTCCATGATTTCACAGCATGTGGCTCTCTACTGCTTAGAATCCGGGCGCGAGTGGGTTcaatcaaaagtcaaaagccttgaaagaaacaaagaacTCCTCAGAGATGCTCTGTCGCCTCTAGGGGAGGAAGCGGTTAAAGGCGGGGAAGGTGCAATTTACTTATGGGCAAAACTGCCCGAAACCTGCCTGGATGACATTGAAGTCGTTTGCTGGTTTGCTAGGAGACATGGCCTGCTGCTGCTTCCGGGGTCGGCATGCGGCACGAGTGGGTATGTCAGGATCACATTTGGAATGTTGAGAGAAGAAGAATGCGAAGTAGCTGCAAAGAGACTGAGGAATGGGGTGGAAGAACTCATTCGAGATGGCACGGTAGAGTAA
- the LOC131329027 gene encoding aromatic aminotransferase ISS1-like isoform X7, translating to MGSYGRLAARALDTDVPVMVKLAELSKSAKDAVPLGQGAVYWQPPEQALDRVKHVALEISTSRYGTHEGLPELREALLHKLSQENKLSKSSVMVTAGSNQGFLNLVLSLCDVADSVVLFAPYFFNAYMSFKMTGINNILVGPSDPMTLLPDAGNPSGICIPEPLLKIAYSLEADGLLTQLLKVQDNVAICTSMISQHVALYCLESGREWVQSKVKSLERNKELLRDALSPLGEEAVKGGEGAIYLWAKLPETCLDDIEVVCWFARRHGLLLLPGSACGTSGYVRITFGMLREEECEVAAKRLRNGVEELIRDGTVE from the exons ATGGGTTCGTACGGAAGGCTCGCAGCTAGGGCGCTAGACACCGATGTTCCAGTCATGGTTAAG TTAGCAGAGTTGAGTAAGAGTGCTAAGGATGCAGTGCCTCTGGGCCAG GGGGCAGTTTATTGGCAACCACCTGAGCAAGCTCTTGATAGGGTCAAACACGTAGCATTGGAAATTTCAACTAGTCGATATGGAACTCATGAAGGTCTTCCTGAACTCAGAGAGGCTTTACTACATAAG CTGAGCCAGGAGAATAAGCTATCAAAATCCTCTGTCATGGTTACAGCTGGTTCAAACCAG GGATTTCTAAATCTTGTGCTTTCACTATGCGACGTTGCAGACTCTGTTGTACTGTTTGCACCATACTTCTTCAATGCATATATGTCCTTCAAGATGACAGGCATCAATAACATACTGGTGGGTCCCAGTGATCCCATGACACTTCTCCCTGATGCAG GAAATCCATCAGGGATCTGCATTCCAGAGCCTCTGctcaag ATAGCTTATTCATTGGAGGCAGATGGTCTTCTCACACAGCTTCTGAAGGTTCAAGACAATGTCGCTATCTGCACGTCCATGATTTCACAGCATGTGGCTCTCTACTGCTTAGAATCCGGGCGCGAGTGGGTTcaatcaaaagtcaaaagccttgaaagaaacaaagaacTCCTCAGAGATGCTCTGTCGCCTCTAGGGGAGGAAGCGGTTAAAGGCGGGGAAGGTGCAATTTACTTATGGGCAAAACTGCCCGAAACCTGCCTGGATGACATTGAAGTCGTTTGCTGGTTTGCTAGGAGACATGGCCTGCTGCTGCTTCCGGGGTCGGCATGCGGCACGAGTGGGTATGTCAGGATCACATTTGGAATGTTGAGAGAAGAAGAATGCGAAGTAGCTGCAAAGAGACTGAGGAATGGGGTGGAAGAACTCATTCGAGATGGCACGGTAGAGTAA
- the LOC131329029 gene encoding uncharacterized protein LOC131329029 isoform X1, producing MISAFLSRLIDRSSSHQDAANWRNRSFPHFDMLKIEEATNKFSQALGVDLDIARKRDQINDRLRKLSKISVLQRHKALLAIAHDQAMTACFFTLKDEEKKVFVKTLLMGDLE from the exons ATGATCTCAGCTTTCCTCTCTCGTCTGATCGATCGATCTTCA AGCCATCAGGATGCAGCTAATTGGAGGAATAGGAGTTTCCCACACTTTGACATGCTGAAGATTGAAGAAGCAACTAATAAGTTCAGTCAAGCTCTTGGTGTCGATCTTGATATTGCTCGAAAGAGGGACCAAATAAATGACAGGCTTCGGAAGCTTTCAAAGATATCTGTGCTTCAACGCCATAAAGCCTTGCTTGCTATAGCTCATGATCAGGCGATGACTGCTTGTTTCTTTACCTTGAAAGACGAGGAGAAAAAAGTTTTTGTGAAGACTTTGCTTATGGGAGATTTGGAGTGA
- the LOC131329029 gene encoding uncharacterized protein LOC131329029 isoform X2 — MGIGSHQDAANWRNRSFPHFDMLKIEEATNKFSQALGVDLDIARKRDQINDRLRKLSKISVLQRHKALLAIAHDQAMTACFFTLKDEEKKVFVKTLLMGDLE, encoded by the exons ATGGGCATTGGG AGCCATCAGGATGCAGCTAATTGGAGGAATAGGAGTTTCCCACACTTTGACATGCTGAAGATTGAAGAAGCAACTAATAAGTTCAGTCAAGCTCTTGGTGTCGATCTTGATATTGCTCGAAAGAGGGACCAAATAAATGACAGGCTTCGGAAGCTTTCAAAGATATCTGTGCTTCAACGCCATAAAGCCTTGCTTGCTATAGCTCATGATCAGGCGATGACTGCTTGTTTCTTTACCTTGAAAGACGAGGAGAAAAAAGTTTTTGTGAAGACTTTGCTTATGGGAGATTTGGAGTGA